A genomic window from Polaribacter gangjinensis includes:
- a CDS encoding aspartate-semialdehyde dehydrogenase, with amino-acid sequence MKIAVVGATGMVGTVMLRVLEERNLPITELIPVASEKSAGKKLTFKGKEYTIVTLEEAVALKPHIALFSAGGETSLQWAPKFAAVGTKVIDNSSAWRMDVDKKLVVPEINGDVLTKDDYIIANPNCSTIQLVMALAPLHQKYQMKRVVISTYQSVSGTGVKAVQQLANEEAGIDGEMAYHYKIGRNAIPQCDVFLENGYTKEEMKLVKEPKKILRDDSFSVTATAVRIPTAGGHSEAVNVQFTHDFDLDEVRQILSETPGIVVQDDLANHIYPMPITANDKDEVFVGRIRRDESQENTLNLWIVADNLRKGAATNTIQIAEYLIAHNLV; translated from the coding sequence ATGAAAATAGCAGTTGTTGGTGCCACAGGAATGGTTGGCACAGTTATGTTAAGAGTTCTAGAAGAACGCAATTTACCAATCACAGAATTGATTCCTGTTGCATCTGAAAAATCTGCAGGTAAAAAATTGACTTTCAAAGGTAAAGAATACACGATTGTAACCCTTGAAGAAGCTGTTGCATTAAAACCACACATTGCATTATTTTCGGCAGGAGGTGAAACTTCGTTGCAATGGGCTCCAAAATTTGCAGCTGTTGGTACAAAAGTGATTGACAATTCTTCTGCTTGGAGAATGGATGTTGATAAAAAACTGGTAGTTCCTGAAATCAATGGTGATGTGTTGACAAAAGACGATTATATCATTGCGAACCCTAATTGTTCTACCATTCAATTGGTAATGGCTTTAGCACCTTTACATCAAAAATATCAAATGAAACGCGTGGTGATTTCTACCTATCAATCTGTTTCTGGAACTGGAGTAAAAGCGGTGCAACAATTGGCAAATGAAGAAGCCGGAATTGATGGCGAAATGGCATATCATTATAAAATTGGTAGAAATGCCATTCCGCAATGTGATGTTTTTTTAGAAAATGGTTATACCAAAGAAGAAATGAAATTGGTAAAAGAACCAAAAAAGATTTTACGTGATGATTCTTTTTCGGTAACTGCTACTGCTGTTCGAATTCCGACTGCTGGAGGACATTCAGAAGCTGTGAATGTGCAATTTACGCATGATTTTGATTTGGATGAAGTTCGTCAAATATTAAGTGAAACTCCTGGAATTGTTGTGCAAGACGATTTGGCAAACCATATTTATCCAATGCCAATTACTGCCAATGACAAAGACGAAGTTTTTGTAGGACGAATTCGAAGAGATGAATCTCAAGAAAATACCTTAAATTTGTGGATTGTTGCTGACAACTTACGCAAAGGTGCTGCAACAAATACAATTCAGATTGCTGAATATTTAATCGCACACAACTTGGTATAA
- a CDS encoding ferredoxin--NADP reductase — translation MSTFYKTTIKEITHETAFAVSVLFQIPENQEKTFQFTAGQYITLQKEIHGELVRRAYSICSTPQSGDLKVAIKAVEKGVFSSYATSELKVGDSIEISAPEGRFQLQPKPNKNYIAFAAGSGITPILSMLKTVLENEPSASFTLVYGNRTVAETMFYEELLQFKKQYSNFHLEFICSRERQENALFGRIDKAFTNFFIKNKYKNISFDSAYLCGPEEMIHTVSDTLKEAEFPSENIHFELFTTSENEEEASKIKDGTTEISILLDDETTTFTMTQTDTILAAALRHHVDAPYSCQGGVCSSCLGKVTDGKAVMVKNSILTDKEVAEGFILTCQAHPITPKITIDFDDV, via the coding sequence ATGTCAACATTTTATAAAACCACTATTAAAGAAATTACACACGAAACCGCATTTGCGGTTTCTGTGTTATTCCAAATTCCTGAAAATCAAGAAAAAACTTTTCAATTTACAGCAGGACAATACATCACCTTGCAAAAAGAAATTCATGGTGAATTGGTTAGAAGAGCTTATTCAATTTGTTCAACCCCACAAAGTGGCGACCTAAAAGTTGCTATTAAAGCTGTAGAAAAAGGAGTATTTTCTAGCTATGCAACATCCGAATTAAAAGTGGGTGATAGTATTGAAATTTCAGCTCCTGAAGGTCGTTTTCAATTGCAACCAAAACCAAACAAAAATTATATTGCTTTTGCTGCAGGAAGTGGAATTACGCCGATTTTATCGATGTTGAAAACCGTTTTAGAAAACGAACCAAGTGCTAGTTTTACACTCGTTTATGGTAATAGAACTGTGGCAGAAACCATGTTTTATGAAGAATTGTTGCAGTTTAAAAAACAATATTCAAACTTTCATTTAGAATTTATTTGTAGTAGAGAGCGTCAAGAAAATGCCTTATTTGGTAGAATTGACAAAGCATTTACCAACTTTTTTATCAAAAATAAATACAAAAACATTTCTTTTGATAGCGCTTATTTGTGTGGTCCTGAAGAAATGATTCACACAGTTTCTGACACCTTAAAAGAAGCCGAATTTCCATCAGAAAACATTCATTTTGAATTGTTTACAACTTCTGAAAACGAAGAAGAAGCCTCAAAAATAAAAGACGGAACTACTGAAATTTCGATTTTACTGGATGATGAAACTACCACATTTACCATGACTCAAACTGATACCATTTTGGCTGCTGCTTTGCGACATCATGTAGATGCACCTTATTCTTGTCAAGGTGGTGTTTGCAGTTCGTGTTTAGGAAAAGTTACAGACGGAAAAGCTGTAATGGTCAAAAACTCTATTTTAACAGACAAAGAAGTTGCTGAAGGATTTATTTTAACCTGTCAAGCACATCCAATAACACCAAAAATAACAATTGACTTTGATGACGTATAA
- a CDS encoding LysE family translocator has product MSFFDIKNALLIGFFMAFMIGPVFFMLIQTSILKGARAAIVFDLGVILGDISFILLAYYGSRPLLEKIKDDPRLFFIGGMVLIIYGLITYFDKENKKQVEESEELVNISVKNNYLKLFLKGYFLNFINIGVLTFWLGAVLVIGPSLDMSRNAIFSYFGIIILGYFITDLGKIFLAKKLKDKMTPILIFRIKRIMGIILIVCGVFLMLKGFIPNDKLNQFIS; this is encoded by the coding sequence ATGAGTTTTTTTGATATTAAAAATGCACTTCTAATTGGTTTCTTCATGGCTTTCATGATAGGACCTGTTTTTTTTATGCTGATTCAAACCAGTATTTTAAAAGGTGCTAGAGCAGCCATTGTTTTTGATTTGGGTGTTATTTTGGGTGATATTAGCTTTATTCTTTTAGCGTATTATGGAAGTAGACCTTTGTTAGAAAAAATAAAAGATGATCCTAGATTATTTTTTATTGGTGGAATGGTACTGATTATTTACGGTTTGATTACTTATTTTGACAAAGAAAACAAAAAACAGGTTGAAGAAAGTGAAGAGTTGGTAAATATTTCCGTAAAAAATAATTACTTAAAACTTTTCTTAAAGGGTTATTTTTTAAACTTTATCAATATTGGTGTTTTAACATTCTGGTTGGGAGCTGTTTTGGTTATTGGTCCCTCATTAGACATGAGTAGAAATGCCATTTTTTCTTATTTCGGAATCATTATTTTAGGCTATTTCATCACAGATTTAGGAAAAATATTTTTAGCAAAAAAACTGAAAGATAAAATGACGCCTATTTTGATTTTTCGCATCAAAAGAATCATGGGTATTATTTTGATTGTTTGTGGCGTTTTTTTAATGTTAAAAGGATTTATTCCGAATGACAAATTGAATCAATTTATCAGTTGA